The Curtobacterium herbarum genome contains the following window.
GGCGGCTTCGTGTAGAGGGCCTCGACGTCGGACAGCAACACCAGGGCGTCCGCCTCGACCTGTCGGGCGACGAGCGCCGCGAGCCGGTCGTTGTCGCCGAAGCGGATCTCGTGGGTGGCGACCGTGTCGTTCTCGTTGACGATCGGCAGCACCCGGAGTTCCAGCAGCCGGTTCATCGCCCGCCGGGCGTTCACCCGGTGCGTCGGGTTCTGCAGGTCGCCCGCGGTGAGCAGCACCTGCGCCGCGGTCACGCCGTGCCGGTCGAGCTCCTTCTGGTACCGGAAGACCAGCACGGCCTGCCCGGTCGCCGCGGCGGCCTGCTGGGTGGCGAGATCCTCCGGACGACCCTCGAGGCCCAGGAACGGGAACCCGGTGGCGATCGCGCCGGAGGACACCAGCACGACCTCGGTGCCGCGTCGGTAGGCGCCGACCAGCGCGTCGACGAGCGGGCCGATCTGCGCCGCGTTGTCGCCGCTCACGGAGGACGAGCCGACCTTGACCACGATCCGGCGGGCGCGCGGGATGTCCGCGCGCTCCACGACGGTGTTCGGCCCGACCACGGCGCTCAGTCGCGCTCGGGCGTCGTCTGCTCGACCGCGTCGGACCCGGCGGTGTCGTCGTCCGCCCACAGACCGGCGACGCGCTCCTGCTCGAGCTCGGCACGGGCTGCGGCCTTGGCGTCCATCCGCTCGAAGTAATCCGATCGACGCTCGTTGCGCGTCGGACGGGCGTTGAGGTCGAGTCGGGAGTCCGTGCCGCGCGCGCTCGTGATGAGTTCCGCGGTGGAGGTCAGGGTCGGCTCCCAGTCGAAGATCATGCCGCCCTCGCCACCGATGACGACGGTGGACCCGGCGACGGCACCGGCCTTGAACAGACCGTCCTCGACCCCGAGCTTGGCGAGCCGGTCGGCCAGGTAGCCGATCGCCTCTTCGTTGGTGAAGTCGGTCTGCTGCACCCAGCGCTCCGGCTTGCCACCGCGGACGCGGTAGAAGCGGTGCTCCTCGCCGCCCTCGGCACGCACCGTGAAGGGCTTCTCGTCGACGGCCTTCGGGCGGAGCACGATGCGCTCGACGGCGGGCTCGGCGGCACGGGCTGCGCGGGCCGTCTCGACCACGTCGGCCAGTGCGAAGGTGAGCTCACGCAGACCCTGGTGCGACGCGGTGGAGATCGGGAACACGCGGTAGCCGCGGGACTCGAACTCGGCGGTCACGAAGGCCGCGAGCTCGGCGGCGTCCGGCACGTCGATCTTGTTGAGGGCGATGAGCTGCGGGCGGTCGAGCAGTGGGACCTGGCCCTCGGGGACCGGGTACTGCTCGAGTTCGTGGAGGATCACGTCGAGGTCGCTGATCGGGTCGCGACCACCGTCGAGCGTGGCGCAGTCGATCACGTGCAGCAGGGCTTCGCAGCGCTCGACGTGGCGGAGGAACTCGAGGCCGAGCCCCTTGCCCTCGGACGCACCCTCGATCAGACCGGGGACGTCGGCGACGGTGAACCGCGTGCTGCCGGACTCGACGACGCCGAGGTTCGGGGTCAGCGTGGTGAACGGGTAGTCGGCGATCTTCGGCTTCGCGGCCGAGACGGCGGCGATCAGCGAGGACTTGCCGGCGCTCGGGTAGCCGACCAGGGCGATGTCGGCGATGGTCTTCAGCTCGAGGCTGACGTCCCCGCTCCACCCGTCGGTACCGAGGAGCGCGAAGCCGGGGGCCTTGCGCTTCGTCGTCGCGAGCGCGGCGTTGCCGAGGCCACCCTGGCCGCCGGGACCGACGACGACGCGGATGCCCGGCTCGGTGAGGTCCGCGAGCACGTCGCCGTTCTCGTCGTAGACGACGGTGCCGACGGGCACGGGCAGCTCGAGCGTGTCGCCGCTCACACCGCTGCGGTGGTCGCCCATGCCGGGCTGGCCGTTGCGGCTGGAGCGGTGCGGCGACCGGTGGTAGCCGAGGAGCGTGGTGACCTGCGGGTCGGAGACGAGCACGATGTCGCCGCCGTCACCGCCGTTGCCGCCGTCGGGGCCCGCGAGGGGCTTGAACTTCTCGCG
Protein-coding sequences here:
- the proB gene encoding glutamate 5-kinase produces the protein MVGPNTVVERADIPRARRIVVKVGSSSVSGDNAAQIGPLVDALVGAYRRGTEVVLVSSGAIATGFPFLGLEGRPEDLATQQAAAATGQAVLVFRYQKELDRHGVTAAQVLLTAGDLQNPTHRVNARRAMNRLLELRVLPIVNENDTVATHEIRFGDNDRLAALVARQVEADALVLLSDVEALYTKPPEQPGATRIDEVPFGDELAGVTFGSIGAAGVGTGGAGTKVAAARLAAEAGTSVLVTATALVERALGGEHVGTWFRAAPRT
- the obgE gene encoding GTPase ObgE, with the translated sequence MATFVDRVTLHLSAGNGGNGCVSVRREKFKPLAGPDGGNGGDGGDIVLVSDPQVTTLLGYHRSPHRSSRNGQPGMGDHRSGVSGDTLELPVPVGTVVYDENGDVLADLTEPGIRVVVGPGGQGGLGNAALATTKRKAPGFALLGTDGWSGDVSLELKTIADIALVGYPSAGKSSLIAAVSAAKPKIADYPFTTLTPNLGVVESGSTRFTVADVPGLIEGASEGKGLGLEFLRHVERCEALLHVIDCATLDGGRDPISDLDVILHELEQYPVPEGQVPLLDRPQLIALNKIDVPDAAELAAFVTAEFESRGYRVFPISTASHQGLRELTFALADVVETARAARAAEPAVERIVLRPKAVDEKPFTVRAEGGEEHRFYRVRGGKPERWVQQTDFTNEEAIGYLADRLAKLGVEDGLFKAGAVAGSTVVIGGEGGMIFDWEPTLTSTAELITSARGTDSRLDLNARPTRNERRSDYFERMDAKAAARAELEQERVAGLWADDDTAGSDAVEQTTPERD